The stretch of DNA TAGTAATAGCTTGCGGTAGCACCGCCATCCATGAGAATCGTGGAACCGGAGAAGAATGCACCCGCAGGTCCCATCAGGATCTCTGCAACATTGGCAACTTCGTCCGCAGTACCAGGTCTGCCTGCGGGACACCTAGCAAACATATTCTTGTAGAAATCACCGCGAGGACCGTTAAATTCGTCCACAGCAAGGGGCGTTACGATAATACCGGGTGCAATATCATTCAGTCTGGCCCCGCGCTTGCCCCAGCGGCAAGCTTCATACATCACACGCTTTTCATTACAGCGCTTTGCCATTTGGTAAGCATGGAGCGTATCCTTGATATTCTCAGGTTTCAGCATTTCCAGTGAAAGCAGCTCCTCTGTCGGTGTAGTTGCCAGAAGCTCGTCTGCCTCCGCACCAAGCTGCGGCATACGCCAGCCGCTCTGGCTGGAAATGTGTACTCCGACACCACCTTCCTTTATAACCTTGCCGACCTCCTCGAGCAGCACTGCCGTACCGTACAGATCAACC from Fibrobacter sp. encodes:
- a CDS encoding SDR family oxidoreductase, with the protein product MKDVILWAGAGQIGLAIARRIGFGKKIIVGDKKLSNAKAMADVMNNAGFDVVPMEMDLASRESILSLITEGQKYGEIAMLISAAGVSPSQAPIETILKVDLYGTAVLLEEVGKVIKEGGVGVHISSQSGWRMPQLGAEADELLATTPTEELLSLEMLKPENIKDTLHAYQMAKRCNEKRVMYEACRWGKRGARLNDIAPGIIVTPLAVDEFNGPRGDFYKNMFARCPAGRPGTADEVANVAEILMGPAGAFFSGSTILMDGGATASYY